A window from Candidatus Dormiibacterota bacterium encodes these proteins:
- a CDS encoding DUF5667 domain-containing protein, protein MLSHATTRDWLIPYADGMLAADERRRIDGHIAGCAACAAELREVRELNLLLVTLPPAPPVAVAPFWLKLQAQLPQRRTLRIPTFAAYRRLGVAFAAAAVALIAAAGSAFAAPSALPDNPLYPVKQIEEHVRLALTPANERLTVQLQLANERLREAQAMAANHKPRLAENSLRAFTLIVDDAAVSLKNPANPQATKDALHTLHLKLNEVERTNAIRDDDVAGIKDLVAAGGDELDRIEQVATATTAPALVIGEQATPDPTPKATPKPTPRPTPTDDGDHRDQQHHG, encoded by the coding sequence ATGTTGAGTCATGCAACGACGCGCGATTGGCTGATCCCGTATGCCGACGGCATGCTGGCCGCCGACGAACGCCGTCGCATCGACGGGCACATCGCCGGGTGTGCGGCCTGCGCCGCCGAGCTGCGGGAGGTGCGCGAGCTCAACCTTCTACTGGTGACGCTCCCACCCGCGCCCCCCGTCGCGGTCGCCCCCTTCTGGCTCAAGCTCCAGGCCCAGCTGCCACAGCGTCGCACGCTGCGCATCCCGACCTTTGCCGCGTACCGGCGGTTGGGCGTGGCCTTCGCCGCGGCGGCCGTCGCCCTCATCGCGGCCGCGGGGTCCGCCTTCGCCGCGCCCTCGGCGCTTCCCGATAACCCGCTCTACCCGGTCAAGCAAATCGAAGAGCATGTGCGCCTGGCCCTGACGCCGGCGAACGAGCGGCTCACCGTGCAACTGCAGCTCGCCAACGAGCGTCTGCGGGAGGCACAGGCGATGGCCGCCAACCACAAGCCGCGCCTCGCCGAGAACAGCCTGCGCGCCTTCACGCTCATCGTCGACGACGCGGCCGTGTCGCTCAAGAATCCCGCCAACCCGCAGGCCACTAAAGATGCCCTTCACACTCTGCACCTCAAGCTCAATGAGGTCGAGCGGACCAACGCGATTCGCGACGATGACGTCGCTGGCATCAAAGACCTGGTTGCCGCTGGCGGCGACGAGCTCGATCGGATCGAGCAAGTTGCGACCGCCACCACAGCGCCGGCGCTGGTCATCGGCGAGCAGGCAACGCCCGACCCGACGCCAAAGGCCACGCCCAAGCCTACGCCCCGCCCGACGCCGACCGATGACGGCGACCATCGCGACCAGCAGCATCACGGCTAG
- a CDS encoding sigma-70 family RNA polymerase sigma factor — protein sequence MARPEDAPSIEGDAEERRLIDRSAAGDQEAFRQLVIRHHRLVINVAFRALGELSLAEDVAQEVFLKVYKALPGYRHEKPFKHWLHRVAANAVTDVLRRRRPVVSLDDMEQPPASRESDPMDVATRHDLQRAVRQAIASLPSHYRDTIALQAFGELSYDEIAKTLDIPLGTVMSRLNGAKRLLRERLGDLVRSEEANTA from the coding sequence ATGGCCAGGCCCGAAGATGCTCCCTCGATCGAGGGGGATGCCGAAGAACGCCGGCTGATCGATCGGAGCGCGGCCGGAGACCAGGAGGCCTTCCGCCAGCTCGTGATCCGTCACCACCGGCTGGTGATCAACGTCGCCTTCCGGGCCCTGGGCGAACTCAGCCTGGCCGAAGACGTCGCCCAGGAGGTCTTCCTCAAGGTCTACAAGGCGCTGCCCGGTTACCGCCACGAAAAGCCCTTCAAACACTGGCTGCACCGGGTCGCGGCCAACGCCGTCACCGACGTCCTCCGCCGTCGCCGTCCGGTGGTCTCGCTCGATGACATGGAGCAGCCGCCGGCCAGTCGAGAGTCGGATCCCATGGACGTGGCAACCCGGCATGACCTGCAACGAGCCGTCCGTCAGGCAATCGCGAGCCTGCCGTCACACTACCGTGACACGATCGCCCTGCAGGCCTTCGGCGAACTCAGCTACGACGAGATCGCGAAAACACTCGACATCCCCCTGGGCACGGTCATGTCGAGATTGAACGGTGCCAAGCGGCTGCTCCGTGAACGCCTCGGCGACCTCGTGCGCAGCGAGGAGGCGAATACGGCGTGA
- the trpA gene encoding tryptophan synthase subunit alpha, translating into MSRIGAMFARLGAQRRLALIAYLTVGYPRLDDTPSLVEAAAQSGADAIELGIPFSDPLADGRTIQAASQVALKGGVTVARALEAATAARKRTDVPLLFMTYVNPILAFGLERFCRAAAAAGVDGLIVPDLPPTESVDLRRAADASHVDVVFFVAPTSSDGGIAAACRAATGFIYCIAVTGVTGARAELDPSLLPLIDTVRKQTKLPIVVGFGISRVEHLKALEGKADGVIVASALLDAIARAPDDPATQVRQFLGGLRRQPTG; encoded by the coding sequence ATGAGCCGCATCGGCGCGATGTTCGCCCGGCTCGGCGCCCAGCGACGCCTTGCGCTGATCGCCTATCTCACCGTCGGTTATCCACGCCTCGACGACACGCCATCGTTGGTCGAGGCCGCGGCCCAGTCGGGCGCCGACGCCATCGAGCTCGGCATTCCGTTTTCTGACCCGCTTGCGGACGGCCGCACCATCCAGGCCGCCTCCCAGGTCGCGCTGAAGGGCGGGGTGACGGTCGCCCGGGCGCTCGAGGCGGCCACGGCGGCGCGGAAGAGGACGGACGTCCCGCTGCTTTTCATGACCTACGTGAATCCGATCCTCGCCTTCGGTCTCGAACGGTTCTGCCGAGCGGCCGCTGCGGCGGGTGTCGACGGACTGATCGTGCCCGACCTTCCGCCCACCGAGTCCGTGGACCTCCGTCGCGCCGCCGATGCCAGTCACGTCGATGTCGTGTTCTTCGTGGCGCCGACCAGCAGCGATGGCGGCATCGCCGCCGCCTGCCGGGCCGCGACCGGGTTCATCTACTGTATTGCCGTCACCGGCGTCACGGGGGCGCGCGCCGAGCTGGATCCTAGCCTGCTGCCCTTGATCGACACAGTTCGGAAGCAGACAAAATTGCCGATCGTGGTCGGCTTCGGCATCTCGCGCGTCGAACATCTTAAGGCGCTCGAGGGCAAGGCCGATGGCGTCATCGTGGCGAGCGCCCTGCTGGACGCCATCGCGCGCGCCCCGGACGACCCCGCCACCCAGGTCCGCCAGTTCCTGGGCGGTCTGCGCCGGCAGCCCACCGGCTAG